The proteins below are encoded in one region of Campylobacter showae:
- a CDS encoding tRNA 2-selenouridine synthase: MKFTLSILALLAIVFLVGCSARDTSNNNKLSNSEITKLGKKYGGVYVFNKKFEKEIDDRERERKDYMDDFFKTKKVFKKDDLKVLDNALPQTLSNGKKYYTSTRSYEQDYKKAVNVSKKYINEVINFIGQEDYNKFKPSIDIGYFYVDNDEIVPIELSATYSYQGTKFGLFGDEGRGFALSRDEIYTVKGGNRFYLEDLERK, encoded by the coding sequence GTGAAATTTACCTTAAGCATATTAGCCTTATTAGCTATAGTATTTTTAGTAGGATGTAGTGCAAGGGATACTAGCAATAACAACAAACTAAGCAATAGCGAAATAACAAAGCTAGGTAAGAAATACGGAGGGGTGTATGTGTTTAATAAGAAATTCGAAAAGGAAATAGATGATAGGGAGAGGGAGAGAAAAGACTATATGGATGATTTTTTTAAAACAAAGAAAGTTTTTAAGAAGGATGATTTAAAAGTCCTAGATAATGCACTCCCCCAAACCCTCTCCAACGGTAAAAAATACTATACAAGCACTAGATCTTATGAGCAAGATTATAAAAAGGCCGTTAATGTTTCTAAAAAATATATAAACGAGGTCATAAATTTCATAGGACAAGAAGATTATAATAAATTTAAACCCTCTATAGACATAGGATACTTCTACGTGGATAATGACGAAATAGTACCTATAGAGCTTTCTGCAACATATAGCTATCAAGGAACTAAATTTGGTCTTTTCGGAGACGAAGGAAGAGGATTTGCTTTATCAAGAGATGAAATATATACCGTAAAAGGCGGAAACAGGTTTTATTTAGAAGACCTGGAAAGAAAATAA
- a CDS encoding Hcp family type VI secretion system effector has product MAQPAYIRIEGSSQGLISSGASTETSIGNRYQSGHEDEIMAQEVSHIVNVPVDPQSGQPSGQRVHKPFVFTSSLNKAVPLLYNALTSGERLNNVEVHWFRTSTSGGAEHYFTTKLEDAIITDITLVMPNAQDKNNNDKTELFKVSMNYRKITWEHVAAGTSGSDDWRENSRS; this is encoded by the coding sequence ATGGCACAGCCGGCGTACATCAGGATAGAAGGCTCTTCGCAAGGCCTAATTTCAAGCGGAGCATCTACGGAAACCAGTATAGGCAACCGTTATCAGTCGGGGCACGAAGATGAAATCATGGCGCAGGAAGTATCTCATATAGTAAACGTCCCTGTAGATCCGCAAAGCGGTCAGCCTTCGGGACAAAGAGTACATAAACCTTTTGTTTTCACGTCATCGCTAAACAAGGCGGTTCCGCTACTTTACAATGCGCTAACTAGCGGAGAGAGACTAAACAACGTAGAAGTTCATTGGTTTAGAACATCTACTAGCGGCGGTGCGGAGCACTATTTTACCACTAAGCTGGAAGATGCGATAATAACCGACATAACCCTCGTCATGCCAAATGCTCAGGACAAAAACAATAACGATAAGACGGAGTTGTTTAAGGTCTCTATGAACTATAGAAAGATAACATGGGAGCACGTTGCGGCTGGAACCAGCGGAAGCGACGACTGGAGAGAAAACTCAAGAAGCTAA
- a CDS encoding type VI secretion system Vgr family protein: MDSQKPISYANLTINGQVFTVTKATIKESLEEIFSAECEGYCESMESPLIQSLNSTLSNDLDGYKFLDKQAVLKIKKIALQNTSDPSSINLPSSGGIDESVYNGIISEVGYIGTSNTGGHKSSISQKYFFKFVLSSPLFRLSINSANRIFTDQTIIDVIKEILKFYQTSLIKEVDFSNVKNSYEPREYISQYNESDLNFLQRICFNNGIYFYEDDKKIYFYDTVTISGFELANQDGATLNAPSGFREVNFNPNINNALKQECIKAINKTEILNANSFSYSSQNTMYPTVLDMVNSKQNEKTKYNAHFHLGQYSFTQQESLNIPTELKRRRSILNLNTYIADSNVFGLKLNSGVSLSYDPSALKNDTKFDFKIIALVQNFVDETNLENRLDTNDIVPISGKSFSTSYSNQIIMLPSSTVYVPKFKTKPRSPEVTLGVVIGNNGIDDEKNTIHTDEHGRVKVRINAFSSQETVDDCFNPNGINSTNTKDYSHSAYLRVMTPIASSDSGFFAIPRIGDEVVVSFLEGDIDKPMVSASLYNAYNPQLPNLPSDYHQTTLSSKTIGVNESGRNEFTFSNLKDKEHIYLKAQKDYGELIQHDFTQTILNDKSSKVLGTYTERIQEAHVQTIDLAKNVNVGAEYLTTVGLSKDTVVGLSNTVNVGVDNKIRVGQDSSEYVGNDKNIEIKGNLDTVIYQNENRTVKEDKKDVIEGSYEMNSSKGINKYTQEHIVLQADNYIDIKSKSNLATNTDSQHTEVADSKFSDIKSNYEVDAGNQILHQVGNAQIEITSNNVIIRAGGVEAIFDQRGITVIGGEVRAE; encoded by the coding sequence ATGGATTCACAAAAACCGATTTCGTATGCAAATTTGACTATAAACGGACAGGTTTTTACCGTAACGAAAGCTACGATAAAAGAGAGCTTGGAAGAGATATTTTCCGCAGAGTGCGAAGGATACTGCGAAAGCATGGAAAGTCCGCTTATTCAAAGCTTAAATTCTACTCTTTCCAATGATCTAGACGGATATAAATTCCTAGACAAGCAAGCCGTTTTAAAAATAAAAAAGATAGCATTGCAAAATACGAGCGATCCAAGCTCTATTAACTTACCAAGTAGCGGTGGTATAGATGAATCGGTATATAATGGAATAATATCCGAAGTGGGGTATATAGGGACGTCAAATACCGGGGGCCATAAAAGCTCTATTTCTCAAAAGTATTTTTTTAAATTCGTTTTAAGCTCTCCACTCTTTAGGCTATCGATAAATTCGGCAAATAGAATTTTTACCGATCAGACTATAATAGACGTTATAAAAGAAATTTTAAAATTTTACCAAACCTCGCTGATAAAAGAGGTTGATTTTTCTAATGTAAAAAACTCGTATGAGCCAAGAGAGTATATCTCGCAATACAATGAAAGCGATTTAAATTTCTTGCAAAGGATTTGCTTTAATAACGGTATATATTTTTATGAGGACGATAAAAAGATATATTTTTACGATACGGTAACTATTTCCGGTTTTGAGTTAGCAAATCAAGACGGCGCGACTTTAAACGCTCCTTCTGGCTTTAGAGAGGTAAATTTTAATCCAAATATCAACAATGCATTAAAACAAGAATGCATAAAAGCTATAAATAAGACCGAAATTTTAAACGCTAACAGCTTTTCTTATTCTTCGCAAAACACTATGTATCCCACCGTTTTAGATATGGTAAATTCCAAACAAAACGAGAAGACTAAATACAATGCGCATTTTCATTTAGGTCAGTATTCTTTTACGCAGCAAGAGTCTTTAAATATCCCTACGGAGCTAAAAAGGCGTAGATCTATTTTAAATTTAAATACCTATATAGCCGATTCCAACGTATTTGGTTTGAAGTTAAATAGCGGGGTGTCTTTAAGCTATGATCCCTCTGCCTTAAAAAACGATACTAAATTTGATTTTAAAATCATAGCCCTCGTTCAAAATTTCGTAGACGAGACGAATTTGGAAAATAGACTAGATACCAACGATATAGTCCCAATCTCCGGCAAAAGCTTCTCGACATCTTATAGCAATCAAATAATAATGCTTCCTTCTAGTACCGTATACGTGCCAAAATTTAAAACAAAGCCTAGATCCCCGGAAGTAACCTTGGGAGTAGTTATAGGAAACAACGGCATAGACGACGAGAAGAATACTATCCACACCGATGAACACGGCCGCGTAAAAGTAAGAATCAATGCCTTTTCTTCTCAGGAGACGGTGGATGATTGTTTTAACCCAAATGGCATCAACTCAACAAATACCAAAGACTACTCTCATAGCGCTTATTTAAGAGTAATGACGCCTATAGCTAGTAGCGATTCGGGGTTTTTTGCTATACCTAGAATAGGCGACGAAGTCGTAGTGTCGTTTCTGGAAGGGGATATAGATAAGCCTATGGTTAGCGCTAGTTTATATAATGCCTATAACCCGCAGCTGCCCAATTTACCCAGCGATTACCATCAAACTACGTTAAGCTCAAAAACTATAGGCGTAAACGAAAGCGGTAGAAATGAATTTACTTTTTCAAATTTAAAAGACAAAGAGCATATTTATTTAAAAGCCCAGAAAGATTACGGCGAACTCATCCAGCATGATTTTACCCAAACCATACTAAACGATAAGTCCTCAAAAGTGTTAGGAACCTACACTGAAAGAATACAAGAAGCTCACGTGCAAACCATAGACCTAGCCAAAAACGTAAACGTAGGGGCGGAATATCTCACAACGGTAGGCCTTAGCAAAGATACCGTCGTAGGACTATCAAATACGGTAAACGTGGGAGTAGATAATAAAATAAGAGTCGGACAAGATAGCTCAGAATATGTAGGAAACGATAAAAATATCGAAATAAAAGGAAATTTAGATACCGTCATCTATCAAAACGAGAATCGAACCGTCAAAGAAGATAAAAAAGACGTGATCGAAGGCAGTTATGAGATGAACTCTTCAAAGGGAATAAACAAATACACCCAAGAGCACATAGTTCTCCAAGCCGACAACTACATAGATATAAAATCTAAGTCAAATTTAGCCACCAACACAGACTCTCAGCATACGGAAGTCGCGGACTCTAAATTTTCGGATATTAAGTCAAACTACGAGGTCGATGCCGGTAATCAAATCTTGCACCAAGTCGGCAACGCTCAAATCGAGATAACGTCAAATAACGTAATTATTAGAGCCGGCGGGGTAGAAGCGATATTTGATCAACGAGGTATAACCGTCATAGGCGGAGAAGTAAGGGCGGAGTAA
- a CDS encoding glycoside hydrolase family 19 protein, with protein sequence MPITPRNHTNFKEDLIELIKLRYEDSVDTNNIFFLKDKPFIGYGFSLKDDIDTICDQIYGKEKNKELIGAVKKAIADFKPDETKLESENAALLYENINKAAEDSKTTSKSPAKKQTSSSNSDKSLSSSSSKNSHLQTGEAKNSLPEFKFTSEDQKCFILEQKLKPLVREINEKLSGSPLGKLGEVALAASSNNQAALLSGQSRAPSKEHVALLALLYLSDKKELNASLVTYIKSKSRFRAWYWLAYESFDGKRGDKFNKIRERISTRFGLFEYDAYNENLNNLSSSLGNQADFSASNLTPVGTEHIGFSECIDVFSHLNVTKIKYPKKDEGDKEGVEEATCLEFIKTYETNKLKPNTAGSVAPNLNNGSSNKNLSSEKQDPSLSKSGAEPGDASTSKQEALFKPFADKLNSLLSSHTSKTFSLENIYCINLTLAAGSNASRINKLLRKREEELYKQENILILCPIKTATPIKIFQPKKSNFTIVLASQTPFDCSELNPKELNPSRANYGKVNLCELLLTDFIFNPYENSNTDHTAQSPSVSTTEEIKFKNAKTSSESLDPFTGKFASSDTVTLYRSEDSGYNENKSEANGKEDKNSSNDKTKPKNPYFTSIRRDEEEIEYKLKEGMIEIGCFKQSGNLGSNDSNLVSNQTSSHSPNYLNFTLLNFAKENNFTLRDDKASAMFDMKLLLAYGNEAMPTSYSNSNFALTLQDLIIENENGEATDIDKVYLHNCSNKTAYESSSLVKNQDSLFKNSYTAKFNIPIDKDNKKDTKLIIYSNDLSKTHTTKDIHKRSDTAVISLSYKDKNSQSFCYLRKTSLRDITSNIINVISDNEYPFKTNEDITLKAIYKQEEKDEQGNDNKKYKEVVWGYKVIKSIEYNEVSKSNPKDVIPLKNKKDKQSNEGQDNKSNKEDGLIKGKEITIQISKVVTKDDLAKLKQGGHSIIFFAALKDKEKKDEENKGKDDKGKQTNKNNQQNDKSKDTNEAKFQFNTNYGKTHMRVDIKIPLYIKFKDDRVLIYEFEHAIKEKSFKASLRHDDVLVNKNKEESKNIKDGYYYINKNIDQVQDIKIYEDDKLSKELKSDEKTNKNYQIYIDEENPSNIQNQSNTNILQSQTDQTNINQDTKYGINLLSKDNMDKFISSFNDSKSLTRVDKGMWEDGDEGVKVLIDIKDYPFTLSMLKQVFTDIKADQEYILQEMVDELNRRDADGVQMYIKYKLDTRHRLEHFFGQCVVEVGSSFHELTESLNYSAKGLMSFSYFKNHPDEAEQYGRKEKFEGKKKIITQKANQEIIANIIYADENRGEGYKLGNTQEGDGWKYRGRGMIQITGRRIYNDFNEYAHKMKLVDDEVNFVDKPQLIAENITYAFMSAAFFWIYKYKRLYDIADESKSDSDNESVVNKITNRINGGTSKENRTERVNSYKRIREANIFKKFK encoded by the coding sequence GTGCCTATAACCCCTAGAAACCATACGAATTTCAAAGAAGATTTAATAGAGCTTATAAAACTACGATACGAAGACTCCGTCGATACAAATAATATCTTTTTTCTAAAGGACAAACCGTTTATAGGCTACGGCTTTAGTCTAAAAGACGATATCGATACGATATGCGATCAAATTTATGGGAAAGAGAAAAACAAGGAGCTTATCGGTGCGGTAAAAAAAGCCATAGCAGACTTTAAGCCGGACGAAACAAAATTGGAATCGGAAAACGCCGCCTTGCTTTATGAAAATATAAATAAAGCCGCAGAGGACTCAAAAACGACCTCAAAATCTCCGGCTAAAAAACAGACGTCAAGCTCGAATTCAGATAAATCTCTCTCGTCCTCTTCGTCTAAAAACTCGCATCTTCAGACTGGTGAAGCCAAAAACTCTTTGCCGGAGTTTAAATTTACCTCCGAGGATCAAAAATGCTTTATCCTTGAGCAAAAGCTAAAACCCCTCGTCCGGGAGATAAATGAAAAGCTAAGCGGCTCTCCTCTTGGAAAATTAGGAGAAGTTGCGCTTGCCGCCTCTAGCAATAACCAAGCCGCCTTGCTTAGCGGGCAATCAAGAGCTCCTAGCAAAGAACACGTAGCTCTTTTAGCACTTCTTTATCTTAGCGATAAAAAAGAACTAAATGCGTCTTTGGTAACTTACATCAAGAGTAAAAGTCGTTTTAGAGCTTGGTACTGGCTAGCTTATGAAAGCTTTGATGGAAAAAGGGGCGATAAATTCAATAAAATAAGAGAGAGGATTTCAACCAGATTCGGTCTTTTTGAGTATGACGCATATAATGAAAATTTAAACAACCTATCTTCTTCTTTAGGCAACCAAGCCGACTTTAGCGCTTCAAATTTAACTCCGGTCGGTACGGAGCATATCGGCTTTAGCGAGTGTATAGACGTATTTAGCCATTTAAACGTAACAAAGATAAAATATCCCAAAAAAGACGAAGGAGACAAAGAAGGCGTAGAAGAAGCCACATGTCTAGAGTTTATAAAAACCTACGAGACAAATAAATTAAAGCCAAATACGGCCGGTAGCGTCGCGCCTAATTTAAATAACGGCTCCTCAAATAAAAACTTAAGCTCAGAAAAACAAGATCCGAGCTTAAGCAAATCCGGCGCAGAACCGGGCGACGCATCCACCTCAAAACAAGAAGCACTGTTTAAACCTTTTGCAGACAAGCTAAATTCTCTCTTAAGCTCTCATACCTCTAAAACCTTTAGCTTAGAAAACATCTACTGCATAAACCTAACCCTAGCAGCCGGGTCTAACGCTTCAAGGATAAACAAGCTCTTAAGAAAAAGAGAAGAAGAGCTATATAAACAAGAAAATATACTCATACTTTGCCCTATTAAGACCGCTACTCCTATTAAAATTTTCCAACCCAAAAAGAGCAACTTTACCATAGTGCTAGCTAGCCAAACCCCGTTTGATTGTAGCGAGCTAAATCCAAAAGAGCTAAATCCAAGCAGGGCTAACTACGGTAAGGTAAATTTATGCGAGCTACTACTTACGGATTTTATATTTAATCCCTATGAAAACTCAAATACCGATCATACCGCCCAAAGTCCAAGCGTCTCTACTACCGAAGAGATAAAATTTAAAAACGCTAAAACAAGCAGCGAGTCCCTTGATCCTTTTACGGGTAAATTTGCTTCAAGCGATACGGTAACTCTTTACCGAAGCGAAGATAGTGGCTATAATGAAAACAAAAGCGAAGCAAACGGTAAAGAAGACAAAAATTCTTCAAACGATAAAACCAAACCGAAAAACCCGTACTTTACGTCTATTAGAAGGGATGAAGAAGAGATAGAGTATAAGCTAAAAGAGGGCATGATAGAGATTGGTTGCTTTAAACAAAGCGGCAACCTCGGTTCTAACGACTCAAATTTAGTCTCAAATCAAACCTCGTCCCATAGTCCTAACTATCTAAATTTCACCCTCCTAAATTTCGCTAAGGAAAACAACTTTACCCTTAGAGACGATAAGGCTTCAGCTATGTTTGATATGAAGCTTCTTCTTGCTTACGGAAACGAAGCTATGCCTACTTCTTACTCAAACTCAAACTTCGCCCTTACCTTGCAAGATCTCATCATCGAAAACGAAAACGGAGAAGCTACCGATATAGATAAGGTATATCTTCATAACTGCTCTAATAAAACGGCATATGAAAGCTCGTCTTTGGTAAAAAACCAAGACTCCTTATTTAAAAACTCATATACGGCTAAATTTAATATCCCCATAGATAAAGATAACAAAAAAGATACCAAGCTCATAATATATTCAAACGACCTAAGTAAAACCCATACTACCAAAGATATACATAAACGCTCGGATACTGCAGTAATATCTCTAAGCTATAAAGATAAGAATAGCCAAAGCTTTTGCTACCTAAGAAAAACCTCTCTAAGGGATATAACTAGTAACATAATAAACGTTATCTCAGATAACGAGTATCCGTTTAAAACAAATGAAGACATAACCCTAAAAGCCATATACAAACAAGAAGAAAAAGACGAGCAAGGAAACGATAACAAAAAGTATAAAGAGGTAGTATGGGGATATAAGGTAATAAAGAGCATAGAGTATAACGAAGTATCTAAATCAAATCCTAAAGACGTCATACCCCTAAAGAATAAAAAAGACAAACAAAGTAACGAAGGGCAAGATAATAAATCAAACAAAGAAGACGGTCTAATAAAAGGTAAAGAAATAACGATCCAAATATCAAAGGTAGTAACCAAAGACGACCTAGCAAAGCTAAAACAAGGAGGACATAGTATAATATTCTTTGCCGCTCTTAAAGATAAAGAGAAGAAAGACGAAGAAAACAAAGGCAAAGACGATAAAGGCAAGCAAACAAACAAAAACAATCAACAAAACGATAAGTCCAAAGATACGAATGAAGCTAAATTCCAGTTTAATACAAACTACGGTAAGACTCATATGAGGGTGGATATAAAGATACCTCTATATATCAAATTTAAAGACGATAGAGTACTCATATATGAGTTTGAGCATGCTATAAAAGAAAAGTCATTTAAAGCTAGCCTAAGACATGATGACGTCTTAGTAAATAAAAACAAAGAAGAGAGTAAAAACATAAAAGACGGATACTACTACATAAATAAAAATATAGATCAAGTACAGGATATAAAGATATATGAGGACGATAAACTAAGTAAAGAGTTAAAAAGCGATGAGAAGACAAATAAGAACTATCAAATTTATATAGACGAAGAAAATCCGTCAAATATTCAAAACCAAAGCAATACAAACATACTCCAATCCCAAACAGATCAAACAAACATAAACCAAGATACCAAATACGGCATCAATCTACTAAGCAAAGACAATATGGATAAATTCATAAGCTCGTTTAACGACTCAAAGAGTCTAACCAGAGTAGATAAGGGTATGTGGGAAGATGGGGATGAGGGGGTAAAGGTTTTAATAGATATAAAAGACTATCCTTTTACGCTAAGTATGTTAAAGCAGGTATTTACCGATATAAAAGCAGATCAAGAATATATCCTGCAAGAGATGGTAGATGAGCTAAACAGAAGAGACGCGGACGGAGTACAGATGTATATCAAATATAAGCTTGATACTAGACATAGGCTGGAGCATTTCTTTGGGCAGTGCGTGGTAGAGGTAGGAAGTAGTTTCCACGAACTAACGGAGAGTTTAAACTATAGCGCGAAAGGTCTTATGAGTTTTTCTTACTTTAAAAATCATCCGGATGAAGCTGAGCAATATGGCAGAAAGGAAAAATTTGAAGGAAAGAAAAAAATAATTACTCAAAAAGCTAATCAGGAAATAATAGCCAATATTATATATGCCGATGAAAATAGAGGAGAAGGATATAAATTAGGCAATACCCAAGAAGGCGACGGCTGGAAGTATAGAGGTAGAGGAATGATACAAATAACGGGTAGAAGAATATATAACGATTTTAATGAATACGCACATAAAATGAAATTGGTAGATGATGAAGTAAATTTCGTAGACAAACCGCAACTAATAGCCGAAAATATAACCTATGCTTTTATGTCGGCTGCATTTTTTTGGATATATAAATATAAAAGACTTTATGATATAGCAGACGAAAGTAAATCGGATTCAGACAATGAGAGCGTAGTAAATAAGATAACAAATAGAATAAATGGGGGCACAAGCAAAGAAAATAGAACAGAAAGAGTAAATTCTTATAAACGCATAAGAGAAGCAAATATATTTAAAAAATTTAAATAA
- a CDS encoding AbrB/MazE/SpoVT family DNA-binding domain-containing protein translates to MQVALNKWGNSVGLRIPNSILHELGIGCGNKLEIKVENGKAVMEPIDDKKDRLTELLKAIKPDNLHSEAITGAAIGNEII, encoded by the coding sequence ATGCAAGTAGCGCTTAATAAATGGGGCAATAGCGTGGGGCTAAGAATTCCAAATTCTATATTGCATGAACTCGGTATAGGTTGCGGCAATAAGCTAGAGATCAAAGTAGAAAACGGTAAAGCGGTAATGGAGCCGATAGACGACAAAAAAGATAGGCTTACCGAACTGCTAAAAGCTATAAAACCGGATAATCTACACAGTGAAGCGATTACCGGCGCTGCTATAGGTAATGAAATAATATGA
- a CDS encoding type II toxin-antitoxin system PemK/MazF family toxin yields MDRLDSQAGHEQAKCRPAAVLTPKAYNEKTSLLICVPLTAKVKKLSV; encoded by the coding sequence ATGGATAGACTTGATTCCCAAGCCGGACATGAGCAAGCCAAATGCCGTCCGGCCGCCGTATTAACGCCCAAAGCCTACAACGAAAAAACGAGTCTGCTTATCTGCGTGCCGCTAACCGCGAAAGTAAAAAAACTATCCGTTTGA
- a CDS encoding IS607 family transposase, with amino-acid sequence MNKLLSIGQASNALGVTIQTLRNWDKKGLLKPDELTRGGERRYKLETLKNINRNIVFRNDNLKTIAYARVSSHDQKDDLIRQVQILELYCSKQGFDYEIIQDLGSGMNYYKKGLTKLLNLILDGKVKRLVLTHKDRLLRFGAELVFSICEAKEVEVIIINKGEESVKFEEELAKDVLEIITVFSARLYGSRSKKNKKLLDEMLLLCSDVSESETKRDS; translated from the coding sequence ATGAATAAATTATTATCTATCGGACAGGCAAGTAATGCTCTTGGCGTTACTATTCAAACTCTTAGAAATTGGGATAAAAAGGGCTTGTTAAAGCCTGATGAGCTTACTCGTGGCGGAGAGCGCAGATATAAACTAGAAACGCTTAAAAATATAAATCGCAATATAGTATTTCGTAACGACAATCTAAAAACAATCGCCTATGCAAGAGTTTCATCTCACGATCAAAAAGATGACTTAATCCGTCAAGTTCAAATTTTAGAACTGTATTGTTCTAAACAAGGCTTTGATTATGAGATTATTCAGGATTTAGGTTCTGGAATGAACTATTACAAAAAAGGTCTAACAAAGCTTTTAAATTTGATATTAGACGGCAAGGTAAAAAGACTTGTTTTAACTCACAAAGATAGATTATTAAGATTTGGAGCAGAGCTTGTTTTTTCTATTTGCGAAGCTAAAGAGGTTGAAGTAATTATAATAAATAAGGGCGAAGAGAGTGTTAAATTTGAAGAAGAGTTAGCTAAAGACGTTTTAGAAATCATCACGGTCTTTTCAGCTCGTCTTTATGGCTCACGCTCAAAGAAAAATAAAAAGCTACTTGACGAAATGCTTCTGCTTTGCAGTGATGTGAGCGAAAGCGAAACGAAAAGAGATAGTTAA